One window of the Streptococcus parasanguinis ATCC 15912 genome contains the following:
- a CDS encoding DUF3021 domain-containing protein, with translation MLKQSFSDALKGILIGLILSIFFSYLFSPELYLPLSPNSAVGHWMFLHHVHGSLVMLYCALVWGAIGVLFSFGSLLFQKDWSLLRATLSHYLLMLLGFIPLATLAGWFPARLGFYLSLVVEFTLVYVIIWLVSYHFYKKQVQEINQSITNH, from the coding sequence ATGCTAAAACAATCTTTTTCTGACGCCCTGAAAGGGATTCTCATTGGGCTCATCTTATCCATCTTCTTTTCCTATCTCTTCTCACCTGAGTTGTACCTTCCCTTAAGTCCCAACTCTGCAGTCGGCCACTGGATGTTCTTGCATCATGTTCACGGCTCACTGGTCATGCTCTATTGTGCCCTCGTTTGGGGTGCAATTGGGGTCCTCTTTAGCTTCGGAAGTCTCCTCTTTCAAAAAGACTGGAGCCTCTTACGGGCTACTCTGAGCCATTACCTACTCATGTTACTTGGGTTTATTCCTCTGGCTACTTTGGCCGGCTGGTTTCCAGCACGACTCGGATTTTACCTCTCACTCGTTGTCGAATTCACCCTCGTTTACGTGATCATCTGGTTAGTCTCTTATCATTTTTATAAAAAACAAGTTCAAGAAATCAATCAAAGCATTACTAACCACTAA
- a CDS encoding S66 family peptidase, whose product MASTIGIVSLSSGIIGEDFVKHEVDLGVQRLKDLGLKPIFLPHSLKGLDFIKEHPEARAEDLIQAFSDDSIDMILCAIGGNDTYRLLPHLFENDQLQKVIKQKIFLGFSDTTMNHLMLHKLGIKTFYGQSFLADICELDKEMLDYSLHYFKELIETGRISEIRPSNVWYEERTDFSPKALGTPRVSHANTGFDLLQGNAQFEGEILGGCLESLYDIFDNSLHADSIDLCQKYKLFPDLSDWEGKILLLETSEEKPEPDDFKEMLRTLKDTGIFAVISGLLVGKPMDETFYDDYKEALLDIIDSNIPIVYNLNVGHATPRAIVPFGVHAHVDATEQVIRFDYNK is encoded by the coding sequence ATGGCTTCTACTATTGGTATCGTAAGTTTATCTAGTGGGATTATCGGAGAGGACTTTGTCAAGCACGAAGTGGACTTGGGGGTCCAACGACTCAAAGACCTGGGACTCAAACCTATCTTTTTACCTCATTCACTAAAAGGCTTAGACTTTATCAAAGAACATCCTGAAGCTCGTGCGGAGGATTTGATTCAGGCCTTTTCTGATGATAGCATTGACATGATCTTATGCGCCATCGGTGGAAACGATACCTATCGTTTATTGCCCCATCTTTTTGAAAATGACCAACTACAAAAGGTTATCAAACAAAAGATTTTTCTTGGCTTCTCGGATACGACCATGAACCATCTCATGTTGCATAAACTAGGAATCAAGACTTTTTATGGGCAATCCTTTTTAGCAGACATTTGTGAATTAGACAAGGAAATGCTGGACTATAGCCTTCACTACTTTAAAGAATTGATTGAGACTGGAAGAATCTCAGAAATCCGCCCTAGTAACGTTTGGTATGAGGAACGGACTGATTTTAGTCCCAAAGCCTTGGGAACACCTCGTGTCAGCCATGCAAATACAGGTTTTGACTTGCTACAAGGCAATGCTCAGTTTGAGGGAGAAATCCTCGGTGGTTGTCTTGAGTCTCTCTATGATATTTTTGACAACTCTCTACACGCAGATAGCATAGACCTCTGCCAAAAATACAAACTTTTCCCTGACTTGTCAGACTGGGAAGGAAAGATCCTCTTGCTAGAAACAAGTGAAGAAAAGCCTGAACCTGACGACTTCAAAGAGATGTTGCGGACTTTGAAGGACACTGGCATATTCGCGGTCATCAGTGGACTCTTGGTCGGAAAACCTATGGATGAAACTTTTTATGACGACTATAAAGAGGCACTATTGGATATCATTGATAGCAATATCCCGATTGTCTATAATCTGAATGTCGGACACGCAACTCCAAGAGCCATTGTCCCCTTCGGAGTCCACGCCCATGTAGATGCAACGGAGCAAGTCATTCGCTTTGACTATAACAAATAA
- a CDS encoding LytTR family DNA-binding domain-containing protein has protein sequence MKVEVQIDSHFQEEAVMITAPALSARVEKIRDFARELDQKGRLRAKKDGEAYLIESQLFQRFYIENRQVIGETMTDQFILTGPLYQLSEDLPTFFLKISQSEIINTQSIDHLHFTSGGSVQIYLKNGSLTYSSRRYLKAIKEKLSC, from the coding sequence ATGAAAGTTGAAGTACAAATTGATTCCCACTTCCAAGAAGAAGCGGTGATGATCACAGCACCTGCACTGTCTGCGCGTGTAGAGAAAATCCGAGACTTTGCGAGAGAGCTGGATCAAAAAGGGCGCTTACGTGCCAAAAAAGATGGGGAAGCTTATCTGATCGAAAGCCAGCTATTCCAACGTTTTTACATTGAAAATCGGCAAGTGATTGGTGAGACCATGACAGATCAATTTATCCTGACTGGTCCACTCTATCAGCTATCTGAAGACTTACCGACCTTCTTTCTCAAAATTTCCCAATCTGAAATTATTAACACCCAATCCATCGATCACCTGCACTTTACCAGTGGAGGATCGGTGCAAATCTATCTCAAAAATGGGAGTCTGACCTACTCCTCCCGTCGTTACTTAAAAGCCATTAAGGAGAAATTATCATGCTAA
- a CDS encoding DNA-3-methyladenine glycosylase I, with product MPKRCGWVKMSNPLYVAYHDEEWGQPLHDDQALFELLCMETYQAGLSWETVLNKRQAFRESFHGYHFQSVAEMTDEELEALMDNPAIIRNRAKIYATRANAQAFLQVQEEFGSFDAYLWSFVDGKTIVNDVSDYSQAPAKTTLSEKLSKDLKKRGFKFTGPVAVLSYLQAAGLVNDHENDCDWKNGD from the coding sequence ATGCCAAAACGCTGTGGCTGGGTCAAAATGAGCAACCCTCTCTATGTAGCCTACCATGATGAGGAATGGGGTCAGCCTCTCCATGATGACCAAGCACTTTTTGAGTTGCTCTGTATGGAGACCTATCAGGCTGGACTATCTTGGGAAACGGTCCTCAATAAACGGCAGGCTTTCCGAGAGTCTTTTCATGGCTATCACTTTCAAAGTGTCGCGGAGATGACGGATGAGGAACTGGAGGCTTTGATGGACAATCCAGCTATCATCCGAAATCGTGCTAAGATCTATGCGACACGGGCCAATGCTCAAGCCTTTTTACAAGTCCAGGAAGAATTTGGATCGTTTGATGCTTATCTTTGGTCTTTTGTCGATGGGAAAACCATCGTCAATGATGTTTCAGATTACAGTCAAGCACCAGCTAAGACGACTTTATCTGAGAAATTATCCAAGGACCTCAAAAAGCGTGGCTTTAAGTTTACAGGCCCCGTTGCGGTCCTATCCTACCTACAAGCAGCAGGCCTGGTCAATGATCATGAGAATGATTGTGACTGGAAAAACGGTGATTAG
- the ruvA gene encoding Holliday junction branch migration protein RuvA: MYEYIKGILTKITAKYIVVETAGIGYLLHVANPYAYSGKMNQEVQVYLHQVVREDAHLLYGFATEEEKQLFLNLISVSGIGPVSALAIIAADDNAGLVQAIESKNITYLTKFPKIGKKTAQQMVLDLEGKINLDLEDAPAQSKAKVAEENQALEEAMEAMLALGYKATELKKIKKFFEGTSDTAENYIKSALKMLVK, from the coding sequence ATGTACGAATACATTAAAGGAATTTTAACGAAAATCACTGCTAAATACATTGTGGTAGAAACAGCTGGGATCGGCTATCTCTTGCATGTGGCCAATCCCTATGCCTACTCTGGCAAAATGAATCAAGAGGTGCAAGTCTATCTGCACCAAGTGGTCCGTGAAGACGCTCACCTTCTCTATGGCTTTGCGACAGAGGAAGAGAAACAGCTCTTTTTAAACTTGATCTCAGTCTCTGGGATTGGACCTGTCTCAGCTCTGGCTATCATTGCTGCGGATGACAATGCAGGCCTTGTCCAAGCCATTGAAAGCAAGAACATCACTTACTTGACCAAGTTTCCGAAGATCGGCAAGAAAACAGCCCAACAGATGGTCTTGGACCTAGAAGGTAAGATCAATCTTGATCTAGAAGATGCACCGGCTCAGTCCAAAGCCAAAGTTGCAGAAGAAAACCAAGCCTTGGAAGAAGCCATGGAAGCCATGTTGGCTCTAGGCTACAAGGCAACGGAACTCAAGAAAATCAAGAAGTTCTTTGAAGGAACTTCTGATACTGCTGAAAACTATATCAAGTCTGCCCTTAAGATGTTGGTGAAATAG
- the argR gene encoding arginine repressor, whose protein sequence is MKKTERHLLIQQMIRNEKLSTQKEIQDRLEAKGIAVTQTTLSRDLRDLGLVKVKRKDQLYYILPNEPEVAEIYIMLSSHAKSVSRAEFTLVLRTELGEAALLANGVDEMSDERILGTVAGANTLLIVCRDQDAAIEIQNEILGMMQ, encoded by the coding sequence ATGAAAAAGACAGAACGTCACCTTTTGATTCAACAAATGATTCGAAATGAAAAATTGTCGACTCAAAAAGAGATTCAGGATCGATTAGAAGCAAAAGGAATTGCTGTAACGCAAACAACTCTATCACGAGATTTGCGAGATCTGGGTCTAGTCAAGGTGAAACGAAAAGACCAGTTGTATTATATTTTGCCAAATGAGCCTGAGGTGGCAGAGATTTATATTATGTTGTCCAGCCATGCAAAGTCTGTCTCACGAGCAGAATTCACCTTGGTCTTGCGGACAGAGCTAGGAGAAGCAGCTCTCTTGGCCAATGGTGTAGATGAAATGTCAGATGAGCGTATTTTGGGAACAGTAGCAGGGGCCAATACCCTCTTGATTGTCTGTCGTGACCAAGATGCAGCCATTGAAATTCAAAATGAAATTTTAGGGATGATGCAGTAG
- the mutL gene encoding DNA mismatch repair endonuclease MutL → MSQIIELPEVLANQIAAGEVIERPASVVKELVENSIDAGASQIVVEIEEAGLKSIRITDNGEGIAHDEVALALRRHATSKIKSQADLFRIRTLGFRGEAMPSIASVSILTLLTAQEGAVHGTKLVAKGGEIEEVEPATSPVGTKITVEDLFFNTPARLKYLKSQQAELSHIVDILNRLSLAHPEIAFTLINDGKEMTKTAGTGNLRQAIAGVYGLASAKKIVAIENRDLDFEVTGFVSLPELTRANRNYISLFINGRYIKNFLLNRAILDSYGSKLMVGRFPLAIINIQIDPYLADVNVHPTKQEVRISKERELMALISQAIANALKEQDLIPDALENLAKSTIRRTEKPVQTTLPLKENRLYYDRESQDFKLRPEVADPQRPLADETATEARIQENPVEKPTSAIKFAERKAVVYDELDHPELDLASLDKAYDKLDGEEHSTFPELEYFGQMHGTYLFAQGNGGLYIIDQHAAQERVKYEEYRESIGDVDGSQQQLLVPYIFEFPADDLIRLQQRKHLLEEVGVYLEEYGANQLILREHPIWMKEEEIESGIYEMCDMLLLTKEVSIKKYRAELAIMMSCKRSIKANHTLDDYSARDLIYQLSQCDNPYNCPHGRPVLVNFTKSDMEKMFRRIQENHTSLRELGKY, encoded by the coding sequence ATGTCACAGATTATTGAATTGCCAGAAGTCTTAGCCAATCAGATTGCGGCGGGTGAAGTGATTGAACGACCTGCTAGTGTGGTCAAGGAGTTGGTTGAAAACTCGATCGATGCTGGGGCTAGCCAGATCGTTGTTGAAATCGAAGAAGCAGGATTGAAGTCGATTCGGATTACAGACAATGGGGAAGGAATTGCGCACGATGAGGTCGCTTTAGCCCTCCGTCGACATGCGACCAGTAAGATCAAGAGTCAAGCGGATCTTTTTCGTATTCGAACGCTTGGTTTTCGTGGTGAGGCCATGCCTTCCATTGCTTCTGTCAGTATTCTAACCCTTCTAACGGCGCAAGAAGGAGCTGTCCACGGGACCAAATTGGTCGCAAAGGGTGGTGAAATTGAGGAAGTGGAGCCAGCGACAAGCCCTGTCGGGACCAAGATCACAGTGGAAGATCTCTTTTTTAATACACCTGCTCGTCTCAAGTATTTAAAGAGCCAGCAGGCAGAGCTATCCCATATCGTGGATATTCTCAATCGCTTGAGCTTGGCCCATCCTGAGATTGCCTTTACCTTGATCAATGATGGAAAAGAAATGACCAAAACAGCGGGGACTGGCAATCTCCGGCAAGCCATTGCGGGTGTTTATGGCCTTGCGTCTGCTAAGAAGATAGTGGCCATTGAAAATCGCGACCTAGATTTTGAAGTGACGGGCTTTGTGTCTTTGCCTGAATTGACTCGTGCCAATCGCAATTACATCAGTCTCTTTATCAACGGCCGTTACATCAAGAATTTCTTGCTCAATCGAGCTATTTTAGACAGCTACGGCAGTAAACTCATGGTGGGGCGCTTTCCACTCGCGATCATTAATATCCAGATCGATCCTTACTTAGCGGATGTCAATGTTCACCCGACCAAGCAAGAGGTTCGTATTTCCAAAGAACGAGAACTGATGGCCTTGATCTCCCAGGCTATTGCGAACGCTTTGAAAGAGCAGGACCTGATTCCGGATGCTCTAGAAAATCTAGCCAAGTCGACCATTCGCCGAACAGAAAAGCCAGTACAGACAACCCTGCCTTTAAAAGAAAACCGCCTCTATTATGACCGAGAGAGCCAAGATTTCAAGCTTCGACCAGAAGTGGCAGATCCTCAACGACCTCTAGCAGATGAGACTGCTACTGAAGCTAGAATCCAAGAAAACCCAGTAGAAAAACCAACAAGCGCGATCAAGTTTGCGGAAAGAAAGGCTGTGGTTTATGATGAACTGGATCATCCAGAGTTGGATCTGGCTAGTCTAGACAAGGCCTATGATAAATTGGATGGGGAAGAACATTCGACCTTCCCAGAGTTGGAATATTTTGGTCAGATGCATGGAACCTATCTCTTTGCCCAAGGAAATGGGGGCCTATATATCATTGACCAGCACGCGGCCCAAGAGCGGGTCAAATACGAAGAATACCGGGAGAGCATCGGGGACGTAGACGGCAGTCAGCAACAACTGCTGGTGCCCTATATCTTTGAGTTCCCTGCAGACGATCTAATCCGCCTACAACAGCGCAAGCACCTCCTAGAAGAAGTGGGCGTCTACTTAGAAGAATACGGAGCCAACCAGTTGATCTTACGTGAGCATCCGATCTGGATGAAGGAGGAAGAGATCGAGTCGGGTATCTATGAAATGTGTGATATGCTCCTCTTGACCAAGGAAGTGTCCATCAAGAAATACCGGGCTGAGTTGGCTATCATGATGTCCTGCAAACGCTCTATCAAGGCCAACCACACACTGGACGATTACTCTGCACGCGACCTGATCTATCAACTGTCCCAATGTGACAACCCTTATAACTGCCCCCACGGCCGTCCCGTCTTGGTTAACTTTACCAAGTCAGATATGGAAAAGATGTTCCGACGTATTCAAGAAAATCACACCAGTCTACGGGAATTGGGCAAGTATTAA
- a CDS encoding competence/damage-inducible protein A: MKAEIIAVGTEILTGQIVNTNAQFLSEKLASLGIDVYYHVAVGDNEGRLFSTIETASKRSDLVILCGGLGPTEDDLTKQTLAKFLGKELVFDPTALAKLDTFFASRPDYVRTPNNERQAQMIAGSIPLQNRTGLAVGGLIEVDDVTYVVLPGPPSELKPMVNEQLVPHLTTGEQLFSRVLRFFGIGESQLVTILADIIEEQSDPTVAPYAKTGEVTLRLSTKAKDQASADAKLDVLEKEILSRHTLDHQPLHDLFYGYGDDNSMAKVAFDLLKQTGKTITAAESLTAGLFQATLADFSGASSIFAGGFVTYSLEEKSKMLSIPAQELEQHGVVSHFTAQAMASQARKLTGSDYGVSLTGVAGPDSLEGHPAGTVFIGLATPNGVDSVQVNIAGRSRADVREIAVLHAFNLVRLAVLNGENLV; the protein is encoded by the coding sequence ATGAAGGCGGAAATTATTGCAGTTGGAACAGAAATTCTAACAGGACAAATTGTGAACACCAATGCTCAATTCTTGTCTGAAAAATTGGCTAGTTTAGGAATTGATGTCTATTATCATGTGGCGGTAGGAGACAATGAAGGCCGTCTCTTCTCGACCATTGAGACAGCTTCAAAACGCAGTGATTTGGTGATTTTATGCGGTGGACTTGGGCCAACAGAGGATGATTTGACCAAGCAAACCCTTGCTAAGTTTTTAGGGAAAGAACTGGTTTTTGATCCGACAGCGCTTGCTAAACTCGACACCTTCTTTGCCAGTCGCCCTGATTATGTCCGGACGCCCAATAATGAGCGACAAGCACAAATGATCGCCGGATCAATCCCCCTTCAAAACCGTACAGGTCTCGCGGTTGGAGGTTTGATTGAAGTCGATGATGTGACCTATGTCGTTCTACCTGGTCCGCCAAGTGAGTTAAAACCCATGGTCAATGAACAATTGGTGCCTCATTTGACAACAGGGGAACAGCTCTTTTCAAGAGTCTTGCGCTTCTTTGGGATTGGGGAAAGCCAGCTGGTTACGATCCTAGCAGATATCATTGAAGAGCAGAGTGATCCGACGGTGGCCCCTTATGCCAAGACAGGAGAAGTGACCTTGCGTCTGTCTACAAAGGCGAAGGATCAAGCCTCAGCGGATGCTAAGCTCGATGTCTTAGAAAAGGAAATCTTATCACGCCACACCCTGGACCATCAACCCTTACACGACCTGTTTTACGGTTATGGGGATGACAATTCGATGGCCAAAGTTGCCTTTGATCTTTTGAAACAGACTGGTAAGACTATTACAGCTGCAGAAAGCCTGACGGCTGGCCTCTTCCAAGCGACTCTGGCAGATTTTTCAGGAGCGTCCAGCATCTTCGCGGGTGGTTTTGTCACCTATAGTTTGGAAGAAAAAAGCAAGATGTTGTCCATTCCAGCTCAAGAGTTGGAGCAACATGGAGTAGTGTCTCATTTTACAGCTCAAGCCATGGCGTCACAGGCCCGTAAGTTAACAGGATCCGATTATGGTGTTAGCCTAACCGGAGTTGCGGGGCCAGATAGTCTAGAAGGGCATCCAGCAGGGACCGTCTTTATCGGACTTGCGACTCCAAATGGAGTGGATAGTGTCCAAGTCAATATCGCTGGACGTAGCCGGGCGGATGTCCGCGAAATTGCAGTTCTTCATGCCTTTAATTTGGTACGCTTGGCTGTATTAAATGGTGAAAATTTGGTATAA
- the mutS gene encoding DNA mismatch repair protein MutS, with the protein MTVEKISPGMQQYLDIKKDYPDAFLLFRMGDFYELFYEDAVTAAQILEISLTSRNKNAENPIPMAGVPYHSAQQYIDVLIEQGYKVAIAEQMEDPKEAKGVVKREVVQVITPGTVVDSTKPDSENNFLVALDRSGNDFGLAYMDLVTGEFQVTTLNDFSMVCGEIRNLRAREVVLGYELPEQEERVFVSQMNLLLSHVETALDDVQLLGDQLSELEKKTAGKLLRYVHQTQMRELSHLKKAHHYEICDFLQMDFATKASLDLTENARTGKKHGSLYWYLDETKTAMGGRLLRSWIQKPLVDLKRIRERQDIIQVFMDHFFERSDLTDSLKGVYDIERLASRISFGKINPKDLLWLGDTLGHVPTIKSILLGIGDPVLDVLIARLDELPELHRLITSAIAPEASAVITEGNIIRTGFDEQLDQYRVVLRDGTGWIAEIEAKEREASGITGLKIDYNKKDGYYFHVTNSQLSHVPAHFFRKATLKNSERFGTEELARIEGDMLEAREKSANLEYTIFMRIREEVGKYIQRLQQLAQAIATVDVLQSLASVAESQQLNRPLFHEERRITIDKGRHPVVEKVMGAQSYIPNSIFMDEERDIQLITGPNMSGKSTYMRQLAIIVILAQIGSYVPAQRAELPIFDAIYTRIGAADDLVSGQSTFMVEMMEANHAIRKATPQSLILFDELGRGTATYDGMALAQSIIEYIHDRTGAKTLFATHYHELTALSETLSHLENVHIATLERDGQVTFLHKIEPGPADKSYGIHVAKIAGLPEELLERADAILTKLEGQAQQVPLVDATPKKEVSSQVAEQMSLFEEETENAVITELKNLDLYNMTPMEVMMAVAELKKKL; encoded by the coding sequence ATGACAGTAGAAAAAATATCCCCTGGAATGCAGCAGTATCTAGATATCAAAAAAGACTATCCGGATGCCTTTTTGCTGTTTCGAATGGGAGATTTTTACGAATTATTTTATGAAGATGCAGTGACTGCAGCTCAAATTTTAGAGATTTCCTTAACCTCACGGAATAAAAATGCAGAGAATCCGATCCCTATGGCGGGTGTTCCCTACCACTCGGCCCAGCAGTATATTGATGTTCTCATTGAACAGGGGTATAAGGTCGCGATTGCAGAACAAATGGAAGACCCCAAAGAAGCCAAGGGGGTCGTTAAGCGTGAAGTCGTACAGGTGATTACGCCGGGTACAGTGGTGGATTCGACCAAGCCGGATAGTGAGAATAACTTCCTGGTTGCTTTGGATCGTTCAGGAAATGATTTTGGGCTAGCCTATATGGATCTGGTGACAGGGGAGTTTCAGGTGACGACCCTCAATGACTTTAGCATGGTTTGTGGAGAAATCCGCAATTTACGTGCGCGTGAGGTGGTCCTGGGTTATGAGTTGCCAGAACAAGAAGAGCGTGTGTTTGTTAGCCAGATGAATCTTTTGCTGTCACATGTAGAGACGGCGCTTGACGATGTTCAACTCTTAGGGGATCAGTTGAGTGAGCTAGAAAAGAAAACGGCTGGAAAACTTCTCCGGTATGTCCACCAGACACAAATGCGGGAATTGAGTCACCTCAAAAAAGCCCATCATTATGAGATTTGCGATTTCTTGCAGATGGACTTTGCGACCAAGGCTAGTCTTGATTTGACAGAGAATGCACGGACTGGGAAGAAACATGGTAGCTTGTATTGGTATTTGGATGAAACCAAGACGGCCATGGGAGGCCGTTTGTTGCGGTCCTGGATTCAGAAACCCTTAGTCGATTTGAAACGGATTCGAGAGCGCCAGGACATCATTCAGGTCTTTATGGATCATTTCTTTGAACGGAGCGATTTGACCGACAGCCTCAAAGGGGTCTATGACATTGAACGCTTAGCGAGTCGGATTTCCTTTGGTAAGATCAATCCTAAGGATCTCTTGTGGCTAGGAGATACTCTGGGGCATGTGCCGACGATCAAGTCGATTCTACTGGGGATTGGTGATCCAGTCTTAGATGTCTTAATTGCACGCTTGGATGAACTTCCCGAGTTGCATCGCTTGATTACCTCAGCTATTGCTCCGGAAGCGTCTGCTGTTATTACAGAGGGAAATATCATCCGTACTGGGTTTGACGAGCAATTGGACCAGTACCGTGTTGTTCTTCGGGATGGTACCGGTTGGATTGCTGAGATTGAAGCCAAGGAGCGCGAAGCCAGCGGCATTACAGGTCTCAAAATCGATTACAACAAGAAGGACGGCTACTATTTTCATGTCACCAATTCTCAATTGAGTCACGTGCCTGCTCACTTTTTCCGCAAGGCGACCTTGAAAAATTCAGAACGCTTTGGTACGGAGGAATTGGCACGCATCGAAGGAGATATGCTGGAGGCGCGTGAGAAGTCTGCAAATCTGGAATATACGATTTTTATGCGGATTCGGGAAGAAGTTGGCAAGTATATCCAACGTCTGCAACAGTTAGCTCAGGCGATTGCGACGGTTGATGTTTTACAAAGTTTAGCCAGCGTCGCTGAGTCACAACAGTTGAATCGTCCCCTCTTTCATGAAGAACGACGAATCACGATCGACAAAGGTCGTCATCCGGTTGTTGAGAAAGTGATGGGAGCCCAGTCCTATATTCCTAATAGCATCTTTATGGATGAAGAACGGGATATTCAGCTGATTACGGGGCCAAACATGAGCGGGAAGTCTACCTATATGCGCCAATTGGCGATCATTGTGATTCTTGCCCAAATTGGCTCCTATGTTCCAGCGCAAAGGGCCGAGTTACCAATCTTTGATGCAATTTATACCCGAATCGGAGCTGCTGATGACCTAGTATCGGGTCAGTCTACCTTCATGGTGGAAATGATGGAAGCCAATCACGCCATTCGCAAGGCAACGCCCCAGTCCTTGATTTTATTTGATGAGTTGGGACGGGGAACGGCGACCTATGATGGGATGGCCCTCGCCCAGTCCATCATCGAATACATTCACGATCGAACCGGTGCCAAAACCTTGTTTGCGACCCATTACCATGAGTTGACAGCACTCTCAGAGACCTTGTCCCATTTGGAAAATGTCCATATTGCGACCTTGGAGCGAGATGGTCAGGTTACCTTCTTGCACAAGATTGAACCCGGCCCAGCGGATAAGTCCTATGGGATTCACGTGGCCAAGATCGCTGGTTTGCCAGAAGAGTTGCTGGAGCGGGCGGATGCGATTTTGACCAAGCTCGAAGGACAAGCCCAGCAAGTACCGCTTGTGGATGCAACTCCTAAAAAGGAAGTGTCTTCACAGGTTGCTGAACAAATGTCCCTCTTTGAGGAAGAGACAGAAAATGCAGTGATCACAGAATTGAAGAATCTGGATCTCTACAATATGACTCCCATGGAAGTCATGATGGCAGTCGCCGAATTGAAAAAGAAATTGTAA